The sequence below is a genomic window from Fluoribacter dumoffii NY 23.
AGGTTCTGGGTTGTTTATACGTATCTCGGGGTGCCTCCAGCGGATATCCGTATTTTTCGGCATTTTGTTTGACAATTTGTAAATACCGTTCGCCCCAGGCACCGGGATCAAAATTAGTTACTACTACGTTGTAAGGTAAATTGATTATCGATTCAAAAGCCTTTCTTTGCGGGAGTAAATGTCCGCCAAAAGAGACTTGTACTTCAGTTTCCTTATCAATGCCTCCTTCCTTTAAACGCTCAACCAATATATAAATCATTTTTTCAATTGTCATATAGAGTTTATACATGGACATCCCGGCAGATAACATCTCCTCACTTTTGGAAGTAGATAGTTTGGAGCCGGAGTCGAGAATGGGATATACAAACTCCAAGTCATTTGTTCCTGGGATGGGTTCAGGTTTGATGATTTTCGGAGGTGAAACTGGATCAATGGGTGGAGACACAATATAAAGCTGGAAGTCAGCCCAATGCCACCAGATTTGATAAACCCGCTCAACTAAAGTCACCGGATCATTTAAATCCTCTTCCATTTGCAACTTGCGCAAATCCATACTGTTATCGAGATTGTCGACGGCCTCGATAAATTTTGGTATCTCATCAGTAGTAGGGAAATCGGAATCATCAGCCATTTGCGTACCACATGTAAATCAAGCCTATACGATTATATTAGCCCAAATTTAATGAATGAGCACGAAAGTTAATTCACTTAAGTAAAAAACCTGTAAAAGTTGGAGGAATGCTAAACCAAAGGTATTGCAAATCACCAGTTGCAGCAAAAAAGTCAACGCCAGGAAAAGTGGCGAGTCTGCATAACGGCATTAAAAATTAGGGAATCAGGGTTGTAACACCTTGTCCTTAAAGAAGATATTGATAATATTCTGGGGCATCCGAACGACACTTAAAGCATGTACTTTGACAATTGGTGCGTCCCTGGCATTTACCGATTACACCTTTACCAATCCATAAATCAAGCATAGGCTGCAATGCCGGCAGATCCAAACGAAATTCTCGAGTCAATTGCTGAGTGCTAACCACTCCTGCACGACCAATGTAATCACGTATTTGCAACAGCATTATTCCTCCGTATGGCTCGTTTCATAAAATGATGTAACCCTACACCGCCTAATAAAATCGTTAGAAACAAACAAATCCCCAAAACACTGTGTTCAGAATTCTGAATCCATTTAGCACCTTGATAAAATAAAACTGCTGTAACATAGGCAATAACAAAAGACCAAATAACTGAAATCCACATAAACTTTTTATTTGCTTCTTGACGAATTACCGCCATTGTCGAGACACATGGAATGTAAAGAAGCACAAACAAAAGATATGCATAGGCACCTATCTTACCATCAAAACGCTGCGCCATAATTCCATATACCGTTTGAGACACAGGATTATCCGCTGCACTAGCCAAAATAGGGTTGGCCAAAGCAGAACCCAATTGGGATAAATTTTGAGGAACAGACCAAAAAGCGGCCTTGATGCCTGCCCAAAAATCAAAGTGGGCCGCGGCAATTTCTCCCACATGCGCAGCCTGGGCATAAAGGGAGTTCAGCGTACCCACTACCACTTCTTTAGCAAGCATACCTGTTAATAATCCTACGGTTGCAGGCCAATTGTCTTGATGAATTCCCATGGGGGTAAACAGAGGAGTAATCCATTGCCCCATTAAAGAAAGCAACGATTGGGTACTTGCTTCACCGGAGTTTATTCCTCCCTCCACCGTTATGGCATTTAAACCACCTAAAATAATACAAATAGGAACAATTAACTTTCCTGCCCGCACTACAAAAAAGCGTAATCGCATGAAGGTTTCTTTAAATAACCGCTTCAGGGCGGGCTTATGATAAGCAGGCAACTCCAAAATCAGGGGTGAAGCATGGCCTTTTAAAGCAGATTTGCGCAAGAGGAACCCTGTAAATACCGCCATTAAAATGCCAATCAGGTATAATGAAAATACAATGTTTTGTCCGCCCGTCGGGAAAAAAGCAGCAACAAAAACTGCATAAATCGCCAGACGCGCACTGCATGACATGAAAGGACTCATCATCACGGTGAGTAAGCGATCACGCTCTGAATCCAATGTCCGGGCAGCCATGATCGCTGGAACATTGCAGCCAAAACCAACAATCATTGGCACAAAAGATTTGCCAGGAAGTCCCAGCGTACGCATCGCTTTATCAACAACAAAGGCTGCCCGCGCCATATAGCCCGATGTCTCAAGTAAAGATAAAAAGAAAAACATAGCCGCAATGACCGGAATAAAAGTCAGGGTAGTATTAATGCCTTTCCCCACACCATTTGCCAATAAAGCAATCAGCCAATTAGGGGCATGAAGCTGTTGTAATAACCAGGCAGTACCCTGAACAAATATGGTGTCGGTACTGATATCAAAAAAGTCCTGGAACGCGCCCCCTATATTAATCGCGAACAAGAACATCAAATACATCATCGCAAAAAAAATAGGTAAGGCAAAAAAACGATGCAACATAATTTTATCAAGCTTTGCCGTAAAATCCTCGCTGGCATCACTTTGTTTTTTTTGTA
It includes:
- a CDS encoding FeoC-like transcriptional regulator, with product MLLQIRDYIGRAGVVSTQQLTREFRLDLPALQPMLDLWIGKGVIGKCQGRTNCQSTCFKCRSDAPEYYQYLL
- the feoB gene encoding Fe(2+) transporter permease subunit FeoB, whose product is MTHVLLVGNPNCGKTTLFNALTGDNQRIGNWPGVTVEKKTGEFFASHQRIEVTDLPGVYSLVAHAEGMSQDEHIAAHSVATMKADCIINVIDACHLERHLYLTTQILELGKPVLLVLNMMDIAEQRGISIDINALSQQLGCPVIPIQAHKKIGIPQLIHSITQPQKHIPWKLPVPKLVQSTLMSLENILVQKGYSQSLAYYYARRVVEGDELLLDEALTKDLTLLNETESGLDILLADARYQKIHEVVRAVQKKQSDASEDFTAKLDKIMLHRFFALPIFFAMMYLMFLFAINIGGAFQDFFDISTDTIFVQGTAWLLQQLHAPNWLIALLANGVGKGINTTLTFIPVIAAMFFFLSLLETSGYMARAAFVVDKAMRTLGLPGKSFVPMIVGFGCNVPAIMAARTLDSERDRLLTVMMSPFMSCSARLAIYAVFVAAFFPTGGQNIVFSLYLIGILMAVFTGFLLRKSALKGHASPLILELPAYHKPALKRLFKETFMRLRFFVVRAGKLIVPICIILGGLNAITVEGGINSGEASTQSLLSLMGQWITPLFTPMGIHQDNWPATVGLLTGMLAKEVVVGTLNSLYAQAAHVGEIAAAHFDFWAGIKAAFWSVPQNLSQLGSALANPILASAADNPVSQTVYGIMAQRFDGKIGAYAYLLFVLLYIPCVSTMAVIRQEANKKFMWISVIWSFVIAYVTAVLFYQGAKWIQNSEHSVLGICLFLTILLGGVGLHHFMKRAIRRNNAVANT